Part of the Longimicrobium sp. genome, TCGCTCGGCCAATCCCTGCCGCATCGTGAAGTGGACAGCAACAAGCGGCCACTCAGATCACGCCACAGGCGAGCATTCAACTGTGATTTCTGGATACGATCACCCAAACGCAGCGCTTGACAACCGGACAGCCGCGCGTTATCCTGACATCGTGGTTTTGAGCCCCAGCAAGGATGGCAACATGAGCGTACGAATGACGCCGCCTCTCTCGCCCGAGGGCATCGAGGAGGTGCTCGCGGAGATGCGCCGCCCCCCGGCCGACACGCCCGAACGGCGCGCCACGTTTCGGCGCGCACGCTCGACGAGGTTCCTGCTCGAGCAGGTGATGGCGGCCACACCCGGATTCAGCTACCCGTAGCGCGTGCTGCAGCTGGACAACAGGCGCGGGCGGGGAAAAACCTTCCCCGCCCGCGTTCTGTTGCCCGTATGTCGGATTTGCACACGACCGAGACGGCGTTTCTGGATGATGAGCTTCAGATGCGCCCGCTGCTGGGCGACCCGCCCCTGGGCTTCGACTGCGGCTCGGCCGAGCAGAACGCGTTCCTGTATGAGCGCGCGTGGAACGACGCCCGCTGTGGCATCACGGTGACGCACCTGCTGTACGTCAAAGGCATTCTGGCGGCGTACGTTACCGTGATGGCCGACCGCATTAAGCTGGGCTCGCGTGAGCGGCCCCGGGGCGTTGTCTACGGGTTTGCTCCCGCGGTAAAGATCGCGCAACTCGGCGTCGACCGGCGATTCGCGGGCTGCGGCCTTGGCAAGCTGCTCGTTGCCTACGCGGTACAGATGGCCGTGATGTTTCGCCGCCGGATCGGCTGCCGGTACGTGACCCTGGATGCCCGGACGGAAGAGCTGATCCGGTGGTACGAAGCCCAGGGTTTCGTGCGGAACAAGGAAGAGCAGAAGCTTCGGATCGGGGATGCTGAACGCCGCGGCCGCTTGCCGGACGGGCTTGGGGTGAGCCTGCGGTTCGATCTGCGCGAGAGGGCAGAGTTATGATGACGGACGGGGACGGCGCGTGCCGTCCCCGTTCAGCATTCAGACCCGGCGAGTACCGATCAGCGGTCGCGCTCCAGCATGCTGCCCTCGTGCACGGCGTGCTCGCGGGCGGTTTCCTGGCTGCTCTCGTTGCGCTCGGACTTTTCGTACTCGGCGGTGATGCGCGCCATCATCTCGTCGCGACGGTCGAACAGGCGCTTGGGGGTGCGCGGCGCGTGCTGGTCCAGCGCGTACGCCGCCAGGATGGGCAGCGCCACCGTGGAATCCAGGTAGCACACCACCGCGTCCGGCAGCCGGTCCGGGTCGATCTTGCCCCAGCTGACCGCCTCGGCGGGGGTGGCGCCGGAAAGGCCGCCGGTGTCGGGGCGCGCGTCGGTGATCTGCAGGAAGTAGTCGTGGCCGCGCTCGTCGATGCCCATCACCTCCTGGATCTGCGGCTCCGTCTGCAGCGCGAAGTTCTTGGGCGAGCCGCCCCCCAGGATCCAGATGGCCGACTTGCCGCCGCTGCGCTTCGCATCGAGCACGATCGCCGCCGTCTCATTGACGTCGGCGTTGACGTCGAACATCAGCTTGTTTCCCTGCAGCGCCTTGGCCGCCACGTTCATCCCGATGGACGAGTCGCCCGGCGATGAAGTGTAGATGGGCACCGCGTGCTCGTACGCCGCGGCCAGCAGCGACTTGCGGCCGATGCCCAGCTCCTGCTCGCGCGCCGAGATGTACTTGCCGCACAGGTAGTGGAACTCGGCGCTGGACATGGGACGCTGGAACTCGTCGGCCGTAATGATCTTGCGGAAGAAGGCGTCGGTATCCAGCAGCACGGAGTAATCGAAGAAGATGTCGTAGATGCGAACGACTTCCTCCTCGCGCAGCACGGTGTCACTGATCTGCGGCGAGCCCTGGCGCAGCTCCAGCCCGATGCCGAAGTGCGTGTCGTGGTACAGGTTGGCACCGGTGCTGATGATCCAGTCGATGAACCCGGCCTCGATCAGCGGGATCACCGCACTCATCCCCAGGCCGGCCGGGGTGAGCGCGCCCGTCATCGTTACGCCGACGGTGACGTCGTCCTCCAGCATCTTCTTCGTGAGAAGATGGCACCCTTCGCGGAGCCGGGCCGCGTTGTACGCCTGGAACGTCCCGTCCACCAGGTCGGTGACCGAGAGCCCGGGAACGATCTTGGTGGGCTCGATCCGCCGGCCCGAGAGGAACTTCGATCGTGACATCGTCTGGTACGTAGAGAGAGATACGAGAATACGGCTACCGAGCCGCCGGCCCCGAGGCACGGGCGACTGAAGTCGCTGCAACAAA contains:
- a CDS encoding GNAT family N-acetyltransferase, with the translated sequence MSDLHTTETAFLDDELQMRPLLGDPPLGFDCGSAEQNAFLYERAWNDARCGITVTHLLYVKGILAAYVTVMADRIKLGSRERPRGVVYGFAPAVKIAQLGVDRRFAGCGLGKLLVAYAVQMAVMFRRRIGCRYVTLDARTEELIRWYEAQGFVRNKEEQKLRIGDAERRGRLPDGLGVSLRFDLRERAEL
- a CDS encoding homospermidine biosynthesis protein, which encodes MSRSKFLSGRRIEPTKIVPGLSVTDLVDGTFQAYNAARLREGCHLLTKKMLEDDVTVGVTMTGALTPAGLGMSAVIPLIEAGFIDWIISTGANLYHDTHFGIGLELRQGSPQISDTVLREEEVVRIYDIFFDYSVLLDTDAFFRKIITADEFQRPMSSAEFHYLCGKYISAREQELGIGRKSLLAAAYEHAVPIYTSSPGDSSIGMNVAAKALQGNKLMFDVNADVNETAAIVLDAKRSGGKSAIWILGGGSPKNFALQTEPQIQEVMGIDERGHDYFLQITDARPDTGGLSGATPAEAVSWGKIDPDRLPDAVVCYLDSTVALPILAAYALDQHAPRTPKRLFDRRDEMMARITAEYEKSERNESSQETAREHAVHEGSMLERDR